A single window of Terriglobia bacterium DNA harbors:
- a CDS encoding LysM peptidoglycan-binding domain-containing protein, with product MFFSESRYLKVKEYTVIDAQGRSVKVKRTRATLDLTGSFQYTVKAGDRLDLLAQQFYRSPRKWWLICDANPDLMYPDDLLKPGQVLTIPPNQG from the coding sequence GTGTTCTTTTCTGAGTCGAGATACCTGAAGGTAAAGGAATACACGGTGATAGACGCCCAGGGACGAAGCGTGAAAGTGAAGCGCACGCGCGCCACGCTCGACCTAACGGGCAGCTTTCAATACACGGTGAAAGCGGGCGACCGGCTCGACCTGCTGGCCCAGCAGTTCTACCGCAGCCCGAGAAAGTGGTGGCTGATCTGCGACGCGAATCCGGACCTGATGTATCCGGACGATCTGCTGAAGCCGGGACAGGTTTTGACTATTCCGCCGAACCAGGGATAA
- a CDS encoding phage baseplate assembly protein V, with amino-acid sequence MQEAVAQMAARAEQQYFGKYRGIVIDNKDPDKMGRLRISVPSVMVDDPLTSDDESVTDWATPCVPCGGMSEQGFFVIPDVGANVWVEFEEGNLDQPIWVGTFWTSPGDTTQVPTEAQDMAGTTNDLEPMRRVFKTTSGHVMEFCDISGKESITIQHKDGAMVNLDEKGSVTVVNKKGSYLYLNADAGEASLVDEKGNNVSMTSTGVTVTSKDGSIVDLAKDAVQVIAKNVHIRSQTVSLGEGALEPAILGKTFAAMFDAHMHPTTAPGAPTGPPIPVPMPLSSPMNPAISQCVKVK; translated from the coding sequence ATGCAGGAAGCAGTGGCACAAATGGCGGCTCGCGCGGAACAACAGTACTTTGGAAAGTATCGGGGCATCGTGATTGACAACAAAGATCCGGACAAAATGGGACGCCTGAGGATCTCAGTGCCGAGCGTTATGGTGGATGACCCGCTGACCAGCGACGATGAGTCGGTGACTGATTGGGCGACTCCCTGCGTACCTTGTGGAGGCATGAGCGAGCAGGGTTTCTTTGTTATTCCAGACGTGGGCGCGAACGTCTGGGTGGAATTTGAAGAAGGGAACCTCGACCAGCCGATCTGGGTGGGGACATTCTGGACCAGTCCCGGAGACACAACCCAGGTTCCCACAGAAGCGCAGGACATGGCCGGAACGACGAACGACTTGGAGCCAATGCGGCGTGTGTTCAAGACGACCAGCGGACACGTGATGGAGTTCTGCGACATCAGTGGCAAAGAAAGCATCACGATCCAGCACAAAGATGGCGCCATGGTCAACCTGGATGAAAAAGGCAGCGTGACTGTGGTGAACAAGAAAGGATCCTATCTCTACCTGAATGCGGATGCGGGCGAAGCCAGTCTTGTCGATGAGAAAGGCAACAACGTTTCCATGACCAGCACGGGCGTTACCGTCACCAGCAAAGACGGCTCGATTGTCGATCTGGCGAAAGACGCGGTGCAGGTGATCGCCAAGAACGTTCATATACGCAGCCAGACGGTTTCCCTGGGCGAAGGCGCATTGGAACCGGCGATTCTGGGCAAGACATTTGCGGCCATGTTCGATGCGCACATGCATCCGACGACTGCGCCGGGTGCGCCGACGGGCCCGCCGATTCCCGTACCCATGCCGCTGTCGTCACCCATGAACCCGGCAATTTCACAATGCGTGAAGGTGAAGTAA
- a CDS encoding GPW/gp25 family protein, translating into MSIDSTYLDFPFGLAPDGSVAAVDEDQHIRERLEQILFTSPGERVMLPDFGCGARDLVFAGNNAVLAAATEFKVAKALQTYMGNQVLINAVDVVNDEEKLIVTIVYTKTKDTQQQRATFELLPSEVLGGA; encoded by the coding sequence ATGAGCATCGACAGCACATATCTGGACTTTCCCTTTGGCCTTGCGCCTGATGGCTCGGTGGCGGCGGTCGATGAAGACCAGCACATCCGTGAGCGGCTTGAACAAATTCTGTTTACCTCTCCGGGCGAACGAGTGATGCTTCCCGATTTCGGCTGCGGAGCCCGTGACTTGGTATTTGCCGGAAACAATGCGGTGCTGGCGGCGGCCACGGAATTCAAAGTGGCGAAAGCCCTGCAGACATACATGGGCAACCAGGTGCTGATCAATGCGGTTGATGTCGTGAATGACGAAGAGAAGCTGATCGTCACCATTGTGTACACCAAGACAAAAGATACGCAGCAGCAGCGGGCGACGTTCGAACTGCTGCCATCGGAGGTGCTGGGTGGCGCCTAG
- a CDS encoding putative baseplate assembly protein, whose protein sequence is MLNLPSIDKHDAEPVTAQNPAYQKSLLYRADDYSSLRFKLLQHLEEAFPNWNRMLADKTGPQDFGVAFIEMFSYMADVLGFYQNCKANESFLRTATLQASLIELCELIDYRIPPGASASALQAFFLKPGKSGTIPAGFKIKNKPAPGAQALTFETSEDLDASADLNQLFLKGYNVSDLVLSEFGAPAESTVLLDQPYSGLKSGQFVVVTCPGRNSEALRLLAVEDESGKRRIRWKPGELPANRNLPLARVVILGKPKQQMKLAASARADEISSGQNSVAVETPHVFHHHHHHHHPAVFISEGFRQATNILHLNNNVVFWAPTFNLQLRRSQTTIYSARELMLHSGQLHPGDTVINHHPSGLAVGDSIILRDNANAFLTQVSSVSWSQFTITDPLLQGFPNGAQVFRVILPDAETGSHGQHFTTVSPVRLKPTVHTLVLDKTYDDLAVGQQVVISDGEFTIVRKLSAVEVDAQQRTVLTLAAKVNHHFNVANTVVHGPFELQMHVDGYNKSTASMAAGVSSISLDGQVKGLAPGRRLILEYSGISEGARISNVQLHPHYTHVDLEEPLQNSFPLSGTAVLGNVALVTQGATVIESPLGSGDQSQPNQTFTLHQKPTTYVHDAQGATGVSDTLQVFVGDEEWLEVPSLAESGPGDHHVMVQIDEDQKMSFMGGDGKHGAAFPTGTNNISVRYRTGLGAAGNLPANALSVLAAPLPFVQSSRNPVAGNGGADAQTIEVTRQMAPVTVRTLDRAVTVQDFKELALAYPGIDKANARHVRKDGRPLIDLVVATTGGLPLNLEMRDSLTAYLQARSSPDQLVIIRDYTPVAVRLALEAHIRPTFLRAETGVSIQKALSTGLAEDGSMGYFNFDKRGLGEDLYLSDVYALVESLAGVDFLIVTEFRKQGSRGSANLVNDVLRMPPDGVATGGDATDISIGTLAITLVGGLA, encoded by the coding sequence ATGCTCAATCTCCCCAGTATCGATAAGCATGATGCGGAGCCGGTGACCGCTCAGAATCCCGCCTACCAGAAATCTCTGCTCTACCGGGCCGATGACTACAGCAGCCTGCGTTTCAAGCTGTTGCAGCATCTGGAAGAAGCGTTTCCCAACTGGAACCGCATGCTCGCCGATAAGACGGGTCCGCAGGATTTTGGCGTCGCCTTCATTGAGATGTTCTCGTACATGGCCGACGTGCTGGGCTTCTACCAGAACTGCAAGGCCAACGAATCGTTTCTGCGCACCGCCACGCTGCAGGCCTCGCTCATTGAATTGTGCGAGCTCATTGACTACCGCATTCCGCCGGGCGCGAGCGCCAGCGCGCTGCAGGCATTTTTTCTAAAACCCGGCAAGTCAGGCACCATCCCCGCGGGCTTCAAAATCAAGAACAAACCGGCGCCTGGTGCTCAGGCCCTGACGTTTGAAACGTCTGAAGACCTCGACGCCAGTGCCGACCTGAATCAGCTTTTCTTGAAAGGCTATAACGTTTCAGACTTGGTACTGAGTGAATTCGGCGCACCCGCGGAATCGACTGTGCTGCTTGATCAGCCGTACTCAGGGTTGAAATCCGGTCAGTTTGTAGTGGTGACTTGTCCGGGCAGAAACTCTGAGGCCTTGCGGCTGCTGGCGGTGGAAGACGAAAGCGGCAAGCGGCGTATTCGCTGGAAACCAGGGGAACTGCCAGCCAACCGAAATCTGCCGCTGGCCCGTGTGGTAATCCTGGGCAAGCCTAAGCAACAAATGAAGCTGGCCGCCAGCGCGCGCGCCGATGAGATCTCTTCCGGACAGAATTCAGTTGCGGTCGAAACGCCACACGTTTTTCACCATCATCATCACCACCATCATCCGGCGGTCTTCATCAGCGAGGGGTTCAGGCAGGCTACTAACATTCTGCATTTGAATAACAATGTTGTTTTCTGGGCCCCTACGTTCAATCTGCAATTACGGCGCTCGCAAACCACCATCTATTCTGCCAGGGAACTGATGCTGCACTCGGGGCAGCTGCACCCAGGGGACACGGTTATAAATCACCACCCCTCAGGGTTGGCGGTGGGCGACTCCATCATCCTACGTGACAACGCCAACGCTTTTCTTACACAAGTGTCGAGCGTCAGCTGGTCTCAATTCACCATCACTGACCCGCTGCTGCAGGGCTTTCCCAATGGTGCGCAGGTGTTCCGCGTGATTCTGCCTGACGCGGAAACGGGAAGCCATGGGCAGCATTTCACGACTGTTTCGCCGGTGCGGCTTAAGCCAACCGTCCACACGCTGGTGCTCGACAAGACCTATGACGATCTGGCTGTGGGGCAGCAGGTAGTGATCAGCGATGGCGAGTTCACGATCGTGCGCAAACTGTCTGCAGTTGAGGTCGATGCTCAACAAAGGACCGTTCTCACCCTGGCCGCCAAGGTCAATCACCATTTCAATGTGGCGAACACCGTGGTTCACGGGCCGTTCGAATTGCAGATGCATGTTGATGGCTATAACAAATCCACGGCCAGCATGGCCGCGGGGGTTTCCAGCATTTCACTCGATGGCCAGGTGAAGGGGCTTGCTCCGGGACGGCGGCTGATTCTAGAGTACAGCGGGATCAGCGAAGGCGCGCGCATTTCCAATGTGCAACTGCATCCGCATTACACCCATGTCGATCTTGAAGAGCCGTTGCAGAACAGTTTTCCGCTTTCGGGTACCGCGGTGCTGGGCAACGTCGCCCTGGTAACACAGGGTGCAACGGTCATTGAAAGCCCACTGGGCAGCGGCGACCAGTCACAGCCCAACCAGACGTTCACACTGCACCAGAAACCAACAACATATGTGCATGACGCGCAGGGCGCGACCGGAGTGAGTGACACGCTGCAGGTGTTCGTGGGTGATGAGGAGTGGCTGGAAGTGCCGAGCCTGGCTGAAAGCGGTCCGGGCGACCATCACGTGATGGTGCAGATCGACGAAGACCAGAAGATGTCATTCATGGGCGGCGACGGCAAACACGGCGCGGCTTTTCCTACGGGCACGAATAACATCAGCGTTCGTTATCGCACGGGATTGGGCGCGGCGGGCAATCTGCCGGCCAACGCTCTCTCAGTCTTGGCGGCGCCCCTGCCATTTGTGCAATCGAGCCGTAATCCGGTTGCCGGCAATGGCGGCGCGGATGCGCAGACCATTGAGGTCACGCGGCAGATGGCTCCGGTAACGGTGCGCACACTCGACCGCGCTGTGACTGTGCAGGATTTCAAAGAACTCGCACTCGCTTACCCGGGCATTGATAAGGCAAACGCGCGGCATGTGCGCAAAGACGGAAGACCACTGATCGATCTGGTAGTGGCCACAACGGGGGGCCTGCCTCTGAATTTGGAGATGCGCGACTCATTGACAGCCTATCTGCAGGCGCGCAGCTCTCCTGACCAACTCGTGATAATTCGGGATTACACGCCGGTCGCGGTGAGGCTGGCGCTGGAAGCGCATATACGGCCGACCTTCCTCCGAGCGGAGACCGGCGTGAGCATTCAGAAGGCGCTGAGTACCGGGCTCGCCGAAGACGGGAGCATGGGCTATTTCAACTTCGATAAGCGCGGCCTGGGCGAAGACCTTTACTTGAGCGACGTGTACGCGCTGGTGGAATCGCTGGCTGGCGTGGATTTTCTGATCGTGACGGAGTTCCGGAAGCAAGGGAGCAGGGGCAGTGCAAATCTGGTGAACGACGTCCTCAGGATGCCGCCGGACGGAGTCGCGACCGGCGGTGACGCCACCGATATCAGCATCGGTACGCTGGCTATCACGTTGGTGGGAGGTTTGGCATGA
- a CDS encoding YmfQ family protein yields MSNLSQLESHYEELIYQLLPQLYRSRDSQGELKKFVEMFGHELARLRANIDQLQQDFFIDSCQEWVIPYIGDLVGTTVLFNEGARNRADVKNTIRWRREKGTLAGLEDIAAQIGDWGALAAEMFQELIWSQNLNHLRPRAHWTVNLSDASSVAKIGTPMDPSCRVVDIRPIDGVVGAYQISNVGFWLWMMASQPVAGIDPSREDARRYYFSPLKRNQILYAGGDKPASCAGGIDLSNPADICLAHANDLPIRGRDFHDHPEPYWGTDAGFGIYEDGILLCEPAPDVINASVEPSSDFAELAQVSGIVVADPGLFAAKPFRINAIRLRQMSVDRIDAQGNHFQDPIPIVPAGPFINNYVQPPALGAFPVQASIDTPGMAYTKGFLYDPSLPELDQSTMLLRIERTGADPNFPECEVILRNSTGEALLVFLPAVAGIGVGQSMHLYVANDGSTYFARNTHDPGDIDLNPNSAFFGAYLPRHLARKALAQVRPRAGVRPVAHRKIVERQLCCWDHALQKPLAPGEVAVDPERGRFVFPAGEEPTGRVTVNYRYALTGQVGAGPYFRDPLLAPTLQVSQTNDAPFRTIQAALNAAPGNSPSPVVIEIQDSHTYNESLVVKNNFPGGLVIQARALETPVVISPGGDVLQIGNAISGASFILDGLTLAGGKVTVRGDVPKVKLRFCSLDPASTSIDCQPKNPGGTLEIDQVITGPVKTSANVASSALTDTAIQNTIGATALDMATTALSVEHVTVVGDTLAPALMASNSILFGQVTLGDAANSCFRYTRYPREVTGVRLFHCTTLLPIFSSFQFGHPAYLGLSVNTPAALRRGGEEGGEMGVWYAAGIPWREQNVMLKLREYLPAGLKPVPMRAMPRTRFVGVKGI; encoded by the coding sequence ATGAGCAACCTGAGCCAGCTTGAATCGCACTACGAAGAGCTGATCTATCAACTATTGCCGCAGCTTTACCGCAGCCGAGACAGCCAGGGAGAGTTGAAGAAGTTCGTGGAAATGTTTGGCCATGAACTGGCGCGGCTCCGCGCCAACATCGATCAGTTGCAGCAGGATTTCTTCATCGACTCCTGTCAGGAATGGGTGATTCCATATATCGGCGACCTTGTGGGCACTACTGTGCTCTTCAATGAGGGCGCTCGCAACCGCGCTGACGTGAAGAACACTATCCGCTGGCGGCGTGAAAAGGGAACGCTGGCAGGGCTTGAAGACATTGCGGCGCAGATCGGCGACTGGGGCGCGCTGGCCGCGGAAATGTTCCAGGAACTGATCTGGAGCCAGAATCTGAATCATCTCCGCCCGCGCGCGCATTGGACGGTCAACCTGAGCGATGCATCGAGCGTGGCGAAAATCGGCACGCCCATGGATCCAAGCTGCCGCGTGGTTGATATCCGTCCGATCGATGGCGTGGTGGGAGCATATCAAATTTCCAACGTGGGTTTCTGGCTGTGGATGATGGCCTCACAGCCGGTGGCGGGAATTGACCCTTCGCGTGAAGACGCGCGCCGTTATTATTTCTCGCCCCTCAAGCGCAATCAGATTCTTTACGCCGGTGGAGACAAACCGGCCAGTTGCGCAGGCGGGATTGACCTCTCCAATCCGGCGGACATCTGCCTGGCCCACGCCAATGATCTGCCCATCCGTGGGCGTGACTTTCACGATCACCCTGAGCCTTACTGGGGTACGGACGCGGGCTTCGGAATTTATGAAGATGGCATCCTGTTGTGCGAGCCCGCGCCGGATGTGATCAACGCTTCAGTGGAACCAAGCAGCGATTTTGCAGAACTGGCGCAGGTGAGCGGCATAGTGGTGGCCGATCCCGGCTTGTTCGCGGCCAAGCCGTTCCGCATCAATGCCATCCGGCTGCGGCAGATGTCTGTCGACAGGATCGACGCGCAAGGGAACCATTTCCAGGATCCCATTCCCATCGTGCCCGCGGGACCATTCATCAACAACTACGTGCAGCCGCCCGCGCTGGGCGCATTTCCGGTGCAGGCAAGTATTGATACGCCGGGCATGGCGTATACCAAAGGCTTTCTGTATGACCCTTCGCTGCCGGAACTCGACCAGAGCACCATGCTGCTGCGCATCGAGCGAACCGGGGCAGACCCGAACTTCCCTGAATGTGAAGTGATTCTGCGCAACTCCACCGGAGAAGCGTTGCTGGTGTTCCTGCCGGCGGTGGCGGGAATCGGCGTGGGCCAGTCGATGCATCTCTACGTGGCGAACGATGGCAGTACATATTTTGCGCGCAACACGCATGATCCGGGCGACATTGATCTGAATCCCAATTCGGCTTTCTTCGGAGCCTATCTGCCGCGCCACCTCGCGCGCAAAGCGCTGGCGCAAGTGAGGCCGCGAGCAGGCGTTCGCCCGGTGGCTCATCGCAAGATTGTTGAGCGGCAGCTCTGCTGCTGGGACCATGCGCTGCAAAAACCTTTGGCACCCGGAGAAGTGGCGGTTGATCCAGAGCGCGGGCGCTTTGTTTTTCCAGCGGGCGAAGAGCCTACGGGTCGTGTCACCGTGAATTATCGCTATGCGCTCACGGGACAAGTGGGCGCCGGGCCATATTTCCGCGACCCGCTGCTCGCGCCTACGTTGCAGGTATCGCAGACCAATGATGCTCCGTTCCGCACCATTCAAGCTGCGCTCAACGCCGCTCCCGGCAATTCGCCGTCGCCGGTGGTGATTGAGATTCAGGATAGCCACACTTACAACGAATCGCTGGTGGTTAAAAACAATTTTCCCGGCGGTCTAGTGATCCAGGCACGCGCCCTGGAAACCCCGGTCGTGATTTCGCCGGGCGGCGACGTGCTGCAGATAGGGAATGCCATTAGCGGCGCCAGCTTCATCCTTGATGGCCTGACGCTGGCCGGCGGCAAGGTCACGGTGCGGGGCGATGTGCCGAAAGTGAAGCTGCGTTTCTGCTCGCTCGATCCCGCTTCGACCAGTATTGATTGCCAGCCGAAGAACCCGGGCGGCACGCTGGAAATCGATCAGGTCATCACCGGACCGGTGAAGACTTCCGCCAATGTGGCTTCATCTGCATTGACCGATACCGCGATCCAGAACACCATCGGCGCAACTGCGCTCGATATGGCGACGACCGCGCTTTCGGTGGAGCACGTAACGGTGGTGGGCGATACGCTGGCGCCGGCGCTGATGGCCTCGAACTCCATTCTGTTCGGGCAGGTCACGCTCGGCGACGCTGCCAATAGTTGTTTCCGCTATACGCGATATCCCCGGGAAGTCACCGGGGTGCGGTTGTTCCATTGCACCACCCTGCTGCCGATTTTCTCCTCGTTTCAGTTTGGGCATCCGGCTTATCTGGGCCTGAGCGTGAACACTCCGGCAGCCTTGCGGCGCGGCGGCGAAGAAGGCGGAGAGATGGGCGTATGGTACGCCGCGGGCATTCCATGGCGTGAACAGAACGTGATGTTGAAATTACGCGAATACCTGCCGGCGGGGCTCAAGCCCGTTCCGATGCGGGCCATGCCGCGAACTCGTTTCGTGGGAGTGAAAGGGATATGA